A window of Theropithecus gelada isolate Dixy chromosome 14, Tgel_1.0, whole genome shotgun sequence contains these coding sequences:
- the KCNA4 gene encoding potassium voltage-gated channel subfamily A member 4, protein MEVAMVSAESSGCNSHMPYGYAAQARARERERLAHSRAAAAAAVAAATAAVEGSGGSGGSHHHHQSRGACTSHDPQSSRGSRRRRRQRLEKKKAHHRQSSFSHCSDLMPSGSEEKILRELSEEEEDEEEEEEEEEEGRFYYSEDDHGDECSYTDLLPQDEGGGGYSSVRYSDCCERVVINVSGLRFETQMKTLAQFPETLLGDPEKRTQYFDPLRNEYFFDRNRPSFDAILYYYQSGGRLKRPVNVPFDIFTEEVKFYQLGEEALLKFREDEGFVREEEDRALPENEFKKQIWLLFEYPESSSPARGIAIVSVLVILISIVIFCLETLPEFRDDRDLVMALSAGGHGGLLNDTSAPHPENSGHTIFNDPFFIVETVCIVWFSFEFVVRCFACPSQALFFKNIMNIIDIVSILPYFITLGTDLAQQQGGGNGQQQQAMSFAILRIIRLVRVFRIFKLSRHSKGLQILGHTLRASMRELGLLIFFLFIGVILFSSAVYFAEADEPTTHFQSIPDAFWWAVVTMTTVGYGDMKPITVGGKIVGSLCAIAGVLTIALPVPVIVSNFNYFYHRETENEEQTQLTQNAVSCPYLPSNLLKKFRSSTSSSLGDKSEYLEMEEGVKESLCAKEEKCQGKGDDSETDKNNCSNAKAVETDV, encoded by the coding sequence ATGGAGGTTGCAATGGTGAGTGCGGAGAGCTCAGGGTGCAACAGTCACATGCCTTATGGTTATGCTGCCCAGGCCAGGGCCCGGGAGCGGGAGAGGCTTGCTCACTCCAGGGCAGCTGCGGCAGCTGCTGTTGCAGCGGCCACAGCTGCTGTTGAAGGTAGCGGGGGTTCTGGtggctcccaccaccaccaccagtcaCGTGGGGCCTGCACCTCCCATGACCCTCAGAGCAGCCGGGGTAGCCGGAGGAGGAGGCGACAGCGGCTTGAGAAGAAGAAAGCCCACCACCGGCAGAGCAGCTTCTCTCATTGCTCTGACCTGATGCCCAGTGGTTCTGAGGAGAAGATCCTGAGGGAGctgagtgaggaggaggaagacgaggaggaggaggaggaggaagaagaggagggaaggtTTTACTATAGTGAAGATGACCATGGGGATGAGTGTTCCTACACGGACCTGCTGCCTCAGGATGAGGGCGGTGGTGGCTACAGTTCAGTCCGCTACAGTGACTGTTGTGAACGGGTGGTGATAAATGTGTCAGGCCTACGCTTTGAGACCCAGATGAAAACTCTGGCCCAGTTTCCAGAGACTTTGTTGGGAGACCCTGAAAAGAGGACTCAGTACTTTGACCCTTTGCGCAATGAGTATTTTTTTGACAGGAACCGCCCTAGCTTTGATGCCATCTTATATTATTACCAATCAGGAGGCCGCCTGAAGAGGCCAGTCAATGTCCCCTTTGATATCTTCACTGAGGAGGTGAAGTTCTATCAATTGGGGGAGGAGGCCCTGTTGAAGTTTCGGGAGGACGAGGGCTTTGTGAGAGAGGAGGAGGACAGGGCCCTCCCtgagaatgaatttaaaaagcagatttgGCTCCTCTTTGAATATCCAGAGAGCTCCAGTCCTGCAAGGGGCATAGCCATTGTGTCTGTCCTGGTCATCTTAATCTCCATTGTCATCTTTTGCCTGGAAACCTTGCCTGAGTTTAGGGACGACCGGGATCTCGTCATGGCACTGAGTGCTGGTGGGCACGGTGGGTTGTTGAATGACACTTCAGCACCCCACCCAGAGAACTCAGGGCACACAATATTCAATGACCCCTTCTTCATCGTGGAAACAGTCTGTATTGTATGGTTTTCCTTTGAGTTTGTGGTTCGCTGCTTTGCTTGTCCCAGCCAAGCACTCTTCTTCAAAAACATCATGAACATCATTGACATTGTCTCCATTTTGCCTTACTTCATCACACTGGGCACTGACCTGGCCCAGCAACAGGGGGGTGGCAATGGTCAGCAGCAGCAGGCCATGTCCTTTGCCATCCTCAGAATCATTCGTCTGGTCCGAGTATTCCGGATCTTCAAACTCTCCAGGCACTCCAAAGGCCTGCAGATCCTGGGCCACACCCTCAGAGCCAGCATGCGGGAACTGGGCCTTCtgatcttcttcctcttcattgGGGTCATCCTCTTTTCCAGCGCTGTGTATTTTGCAGAGGCGGATGAACCTACTACCCATTTCCAAAGCATCCCAGATGCATTTTGGTGGGCTGTGGTGACCATGACAACTGTGGGCTATGGGGACATGAAGCCCATCACTGTGGGGGGCAAGATTGTCGGGTCCCTGTGTGCCATTGCGGGTGTATTAACCATTGCTTTGCCAGTGCCAGTGATTGTCTCTAACTTTAACTATTTCTACCACAGAGAGACTGAAAATGAGGAACAGACACAGCTAACGCAGAATGCAGTCAGTTGCCCATACCTCCCCTCTAATTTGCTCAAGAAATTTCGGAGCTCTACTTCTTCTTCCCTGGGGGACAAGTCAGAGTATCTAGAGATGGAAGAAGGAGTTAAGGAATCTCTGTGTGCAAAGGAGGAGAAGTGTCAGGGAAAGGGGGATGACAGTGAGACAGATAAAAACAACTGTTCTAATGCAAAGGCTGTGGAGACTGATGTGTGA